A stretch of the Filimonas lacunae genome encodes the following:
- the rseP gene encoding RIP metalloprotease RseP, protein MSLTLLAINWGSVGVKILQFILSFSILVTLHELGHFLTARWFKCRVEKFYLFFNPWFSLWKKKVGDTEYGIGWVPFGGYVKISGMMDESMDKDAMKLPPQPYEFRSKPAWQRLIIMIAGVVVNVLLALALFVMITYVWGEEYIPIKNVSYGIHADSLGRSIGLQDGDKIVALDGKPAQTLEQVAVDVVLKEGKVLTVDRKGQELNISIPDDFAKKLNKARLVGFIDYNVPVIVDTVVSEAKFTKDSLRKGDQVIALDGQPAAWFYQFDSLKRTRPDKQVAITVLRGVDTVEVKAILNGTRVGFGEKKPFQYYGTEVKQYTLGQAIPKGVSLCFEKLGQYITGIKQIFTGKVAAKDSLGSVISIGNAFPGIWDWERFWTLTALFSIILAFMNILPIPALDGGHALFTLVEMVSGRKPSDKFMEYAQIVGMVLLLSLMVYALGLDVTRLFKH, encoded by the coding sequence ATGTCATTAACATTATTAGCGATAAATTGGGGTAGTGTGGGCGTAAAAATTCTCCAGTTTATTTTGTCTTTCTCCATACTGGTTACCCTGCACGAGCTTGGCCATTTTTTAACTGCACGTTGGTTTAAATGTCGTGTTGAAAAATTCTATCTTTTCTTTAACCCGTGGTTTAGTTTGTGGAAGAAGAAAGTGGGTGATACCGAATATGGTATTGGCTGGGTGCCTTTTGGTGGTTATGTGAAGATTTCGGGAATGATGGATGAAAGCATGGATAAAGATGCCATGAAACTGCCTCCTCAACCTTATGAATTCAGAAGCAAACCAGCCTGGCAGCGTTTAATTATTATGATTGCCGGTGTGGTGGTAAACGTGTTGCTGGCATTAGCGCTGTTTGTAATGATCACTTATGTATGGGGCGAAGAATATATTCCTATTAAGAATGTAAGCTACGGTATACATGCCGATTCTTTAGGCCGTTCTATTGGCCTGCAGGATGGTGATAAAATTGTGGCACTGGATGGCAAACCTGCACAAACTTTAGAGCAGGTTGCTGTGGATGTGGTGCTGAAAGAGGGTAAGGTGTTAACGGTGGATCGTAAAGGTCAGGAGTTAAACATTTCTATTCCGGATGATTTTGCGAAGAAGCTGAACAAAGCCCGTTTGGTAGGCTTTATTGATTATAATGTTCCTGTTATTGTAGATACAGTGGTGAGTGAAGCTAAGTTTACGAAGGATAGCTTACGTAAAGGCGACCAGGTGATAGCGCTGGATGGCCAGCCAGCTGCCTGGTTTTACCAGTTTGATAGTTTAAAAAGAACCAGACCTGATAAGCAAGTAGCCATTACCGTTTTAAGAGGTGTGGATACTGTAGAGGTAAAAGCGATACTGAATGGCACACGTGTTGGTTTTGGCGAGAAAAAACCTTTCCAGTATTATGGCACAGAGGTAAAGCAATATACGCTGGGTCAGGCTATTCCTAAAGGTGTGAGCCTGTGTTTTGAAAAGCTGGGTCAGTACATTACCGGCATCAAGCAAATATTTACCGGTAAAGTAGCTGCTAAAGATTCTCTGGGTAGTGTTATCAGCATTGGTAATGCCTTCCCCGGCATCTGGGATTGGGAACGCTTCTGGACTTTAACGGCGCTGTTCTCTATCATCCTGGCATTTATGAACATCCTGCCTATTCCGGCGCTGGATGGCGGTCATGCCCTGTTTACTTTAGTGGAAATGGTGAGCGGCCGCAAGCCCAGCGACAAGTTTATGGAATATGCCCAGATTGTGGGTATGGTATTGTTGCTGAGCCTGATGGTGTACGCGCTTGGCCTGGATGTTACCAGGTTGTTTAAGCATTAA
- a CDS encoding helix-turn-helix domain-containing protein: MLQPFIKSLPGHLVRSLRRLPATRTAAWNPALVSHSEYLEWDAGSLYVQGAEYNNQAVLFYELKTITVQQVYFKTPVEPLVALWFVVSGKSAFTLEGLGAGEIEADQCVLSYLPPKMEHFARYEQGDHAFMCISLQPFHIEQLCAQLPQMHYFLEHVRNGISQTWQQPFVAVDADMRELLYEIVKAGSASIVSDNTQVLLHNYSAAICKSMQHLSLDSKHMALAMEIKLFIDKAQRPDLSIDDIARRFNTSDYSVKHSFKLLTGQTIGAYIKEQKLLFLRELVMDKDKCFKACAAEAGFHVDRASKEFKDRFGMTQKEMRMRSERW, translated from the coding sequence ATGCTGCAACCTTTTATAAAATCCCTACCCGGGCATTTAGTAAGATCGCTACGGCGATTGCCCGCCACCCGCACTGCTGCCTGGAACCCAGCTTTGGTAAGCCATTCAGAATACCTGGAATGGGATGCCGGAAGCCTATATGTTCAGGGGGCTGAATATAATAACCAAGCCGTTTTATTTTATGAATTAAAAACAATCACTGTTCAACAGGTATATTTTAAAACACCTGTGGAGCCACTGGTAGCTTTATGGTTTGTAGTTAGTGGCAAGAGTGCGTTTACCTTAGAAGGGCTGGGGGCTGGCGAAATTGAAGCCGATCAATGTGTGCTTAGTTACCTACCTCCTAAAATGGAGCATTTTGCCCGTTACGAACAAGGAGATCATGCGTTCATGTGCATTAGTTTACAGCCCTTTCATATAGAGCAGTTGTGCGCTCAATTGCCGCAGATGCATTATTTTTTAGAACATGTGCGTAACGGCATATCACAAACATGGCAGCAGCCTTTTGTTGCCGTGGATGCTGATATGCGGGAGTTATTGTATGAAATAGTAAAAGCCGGTTCGGCTTCTATTGTAAGCGATAACACGCAGGTGCTATTACATAATTATAGTGCAGCCATATGCAAGAGTATGCAACATCTTAGCCTGGATAGCAAGCATATGGCTTTAGCTATGGAGATAAAGCTATTTATAGATAAAGCCCAACGTCCTGATTTAAGTATAGACGATATTGCCCGGCGATTTAATACCAGTGATTATTCTGTAAAGCATTCTTTTAAACTGCTTACCGGGCAAACAATAGGTGCTTACATTAAAGAACAAAAACTATTGTTTTTGCGTGAGCTTGTGATGGATAAGGACAAGTGTTTTAAAGCATGTGCAGCAGAAGCAGGCTTTCATGTGGATAGGGCCAGTAAGGAGTTTAAAGATAGGTTTGGTATGACGCAGAAGGAGATGCGGATGCGGAGCGAGAGGTGGTGA
- a CDS encoding 1-deoxy-D-xylulose-5-phosphate reductoisomerase, which produces MTKRIAIFGSTGSIGTQALQVIAANADKFTAEVLTAHTNDELLIKQALQFNPNIVVIADESKYVKVKEALASTSIKVFAGEKALDEVAAMNCYDLMLAAIVGYAGLRPTLQALENGKPVALANKETLVVAGDIVMQKALEKKVPLIPVDSEHSAIFQCLVGEGRNKIEKVILTASGGPFLGKKPNFLVNVKRDHALQHPNWSMGAKISVDSATLMNKGLEMIEAKWLFNLQPDQIQVLVHPQSIIHSLVQFEDGSMKAQMGLPDMKLPIQYALAFPHRIPNDFPRYDFKKPATLTFEDPDMKTFRNLSLAINALYKGGNMPCILNAANEIAVFAFLRNRIGFLDMTDVVERTMDKIQFIANPTLEDYYETDGEARNFAASLIQM; this is translated from the coding sequence ATGACTAAACGTATTGCTATATTCGGTTCTACCGGTTCTATAGGCACACAGGCTTTACAGGTGATAGCGGCGAATGCCGATAAGTTTACAGCGGAAGTGTTAACCGCGCACACTAACGATGAGTTGCTGATTAAACAGGCACTACAATTTAACCCCAACATTGTAGTGATAGCTGATGAATCTAAATATGTAAAGGTGAAAGAAGCCCTTGCAAGCACTTCTATTAAAGTGTTTGCAGGTGAAAAAGCGCTGGATGAAGTAGCGGCTATGAACTGCTATGATTTAATGCTGGCTGCTATTGTGGGATATGCAGGCTTACGCCCTACTTTACAGGCTTTGGAAAATGGTAAGCCGGTTGCGCTTGCCAACAAAGAAACGCTGGTGGTAGCTGGCGATATTGTGATGCAGAAAGCGTTGGAGAAAAAGGTGCCATTGATTCCGGTGGATAGTGAGCATTCTGCTATTTTCCAGTGCCTGGTGGGCGAGGGTAGAAACAAGATTGAAAAAGTAATATTAACGGCCAGTGGTGGTCCGTTTTTAGGCAAAAAGCCCAATTTCCTGGTGAATGTAAAGCGTGACCATGCTTTACAGCATCCTAACTGGAGTATGGGCGCCAAAATAAGCGTTGATTCTGCTACTTTAATGAATAAAGGGCTGGAAATGATTGAGGCAAAATGGTTGTTTAACCTGCAGCCGGATCAAATTCAGGTGCTGGTGCATCCGCAAAGCATTATTCATAGCCTGGTTCAGTTTGAAGATGGTAGTATGAAGGCGCAAATGGGGCTGCCCGATATGAAGCTGCCCATTCAATATGCGTTAGCCTTTCCGCACCGCATTCCTAACGACTTCCCGCGCTACGACTTTAAAAAGCCGGCCACGCTTACGTTTGAGGATCCTGATATGAAAACGTTCCGCAATCTTTCGCTCGCTATCAATGCGTTATATAAAGGAGGGAACATGCCTTGTATATTAAACGCAGCGAACGAGATAGCGGTGTTTGCCTTCCTGCGCAATCGTATCGGGTTTTTAGACATGACAGATGTGGTAGAACGTACTATGGATAAAATACAATTCATAGCCAACCCAACCCTGGAAGATTACTACGAAACTGATGGTGAAGCGCGCAACTTTGCAGCTTCGTTAATACAGATGTAG
- a CDS encoding helix-turn-helix domain-containing protein, with translation MNQKAGQILLTFATNLKKLREKKGYSQRGLASHCNIDNADISRMENGLSNVTLLTLEQLAEALECDVKDFFE, from the coding sequence ATGAACCAAAAGGCAGGTCAGATATTATTAACATTTGCAACGAATTTAAAAAAGCTACGAGAAAAAAAAGGCTATAGCCAAAGAGGATTAGCTTCACATTGTAATATTGATAATGCAGACATTTCCAGGATGGAAAATGGTCTATCTAATGTAACCTTGTTAACCTTGGAACAGCTAGCCGAAGCATTGGAGTGTGATGTAAAAGATTTTTTCGAATAA
- a CDS encoding MutS family DNA mismatch repair protein, protein MNTIDQPAAWYQQQLQEAETLLNKHLQIRKRLGWIRLACLLVPALLAYLFLPHQTTAAVISILAGIVSFLAVLSRDLNNDTTISYLQRRIHILNTEIGCLNNQFNQLDGGKQWEPAVHPYANDMDIFGSWSLFQYINRCESEQGKQLMAQHLLQPLPAQRIPEYQQAIQELSKTPEWRQQLQNYAQSAAITQHTEQRVKQWLEAPETLFNKAFWKIVLLAYPIIPLSLVGICIAGIININELVTYLFLLIILTSLLTRRISIVHAYVSRIMPEISALQLQLQHIEQQQWQAPALQQTQQLIQSSKHKAAAELLLLKNLLNRFDFRLNVMVIPFLNAFLMWDIRQVVALQQWKQRNKEVVANWYQAIAQIEVYNTIATLHFNHPKWSMPQLATEYFTLTAEQLGHPLIAADKRVNNSVSINGTGQIMLITGSNMAGKSTFLRSLGVNTILAMMGAPVCAKSFTLSPIHLVTSMRIADNLAENTSTFYAELKKLKQIIEQVNNHEQIFVLLDEILRGTNSLDRHTGSKALIQQMIQEKAIAVVATHDVELAALQQQHQQAVHNYHFDVQVEGEELYFDYKLKRGVCQSMNASILMKKIGINVNA, encoded by the coding sequence ATGAACACTATTGACCAGCCAGCTGCATGGTATCAGCAGCAATTACAGGAAGCAGAAACCCTACTCAACAAACACCTGCAAATAAGAAAACGCCTGGGCTGGATTCGCCTGGCATGCTTACTTGTTCCTGCATTGCTGGCCTACCTGTTCCTGCCACATCAAACCACCGCTGCCGTAATCAGCATACTGGCAGGCATTGTAAGTTTTCTGGCAGTCCTGTCGCGCGATTTAAACAACGACACTACTATCAGCTACCTGCAAAGGCGCATACATATCCTCAACACTGAAATAGGTTGTTTAAATAATCAGTTTAACCAGCTGGATGGCGGTAAACAGTGGGAGCCTGCCGTGCATCCCTATGCCAACGATATGGACATTTTTGGCTCCTGGTCGTTGTTTCAATATATCAACCGTTGCGAGTCTGAACAGGGCAAACAACTAATGGCGCAGCATCTGCTGCAACCACTACCCGCACAGCGCATTCCCGAATACCAGCAGGCCATACAAGAACTCAGCAAAACGCCGGAGTGGCGGCAGCAACTACAAAACTATGCACAAAGCGCCGCCATCACACAGCATACCGAGCAACGGGTAAAGCAATGGCTCGAAGCTCCGGAAACCCTGTTCAATAAAGCATTCTGGAAAATAGTATTATTAGCATACCCTATCATCCCACTATCATTAGTAGGCATCTGTATAGCAGGCATCATCAACATAAACGAACTGGTAACGTACCTCTTCCTTTTGATCATCCTCACCTCTTTATTAACACGCCGCATATCAATAGTGCATGCTTATGTCTCCCGCATCATGCCCGAAATAAGTGCCTTACAATTGCAGTTACAACATATCGAACAACAGCAATGGCAGGCCCCCGCTTTACAACAGACGCAGCAATTAATACAAAGCAGCAAACACAAAGCAGCGGCGGAATTACTCCTGCTCAAAAACCTGCTCAACCGGTTCGACTTTCGCTTAAACGTAATGGTCATCCCCTTTCTCAATGCCTTTTTAATGTGGGATATCAGGCAGGTAGTAGCACTGCAGCAATGGAAGCAACGCAACAAAGAAGTAGTAGCCAACTGGTATCAGGCCATTGCACAAATAGAAGTGTACAACACCATAGCCACCCTGCATTTTAACCATCCAAAATGGAGCATGCCGCAACTGGCAACAGAATACTTTACCCTTACAGCCGAACAACTGGGCCACCCTTTAATCGCCGCCGACAAAAGGGTCAACAACAGCGTTAGCATCAACGGCACAGGCCAAATTATGTTAATCACCGGCTCTAATATGGCTGGTAAAAGCACGTTCCTGCGCAGCCTGGGGGTAAACACTATACTGGCCATGATGGGCGCTCCTGTGTGCGCTAAAAGCTTTACGCTGTCGCCTATACACCTGGTTACCAGCATGCGCATAGCCGATAACCTGGCAGAAAACACTTCTACCTTCTATGCCGAATTAAAAAAGCTGAAACAGATAATAGAGCAGGTAAACAACCACGAGCAAATTTTCGTGCTGCTGGATGAAATATTACGCGGCACCAACTCGCTCGACAGGCACACAGGCAGCAAAGCCTTGATTCAACAAATGATACAGGAAAAAGCCATTGCCGTAGTAGCTACACACGATGTAGAACTGGCTGCCCTGCAACAGCAGCACCAGCAGGCAGTACACAACTACCATTTTGATGTACAGGTAGAAGGCGAAGAATTGTACTTCGACTATAAATTAAAAAGAGGCGTATGCCAAAGCATGAACGCCTCTATATTAATGAAGAAGATTGGTATTAATGTTAATGCTTAA
- a CDS encoding GH3 auxin-responsive promoter family protein: protein MNLKSMLARPFATFVYNKIKKGMETAVADQEAIFKHLIKSAAGTEFGKDHGFSDIHTFDQYKQQVPIRDYEDLKPYINKVKEGKDNVLWKGKPIYFAKTSGTTSGVKYIPISKDSIDNHIDSARNALLCYIAETGNSAFTAGKMIFLSGSPVLERTGGIPTGRLSGIVNHHIPKYLRTNQLPSYEANCIEDWETKLDRIVQETIKQDMTLISGIPPWMQMYFDRLNQLSGKKIKDLFPHFQVMVYGGVNFEPYRGRLFDSIGGKVDAIETFPASEGFIAFQDSQHVEGLLLNTNSGIFFEFVPANEIFNENPTRLTLGDVKVGVNYAIIISNNAGLWAYNIGDTIKFVSTDPYRVVVTGRIKHFISAFGEHVIAEEVEQALMSAANEQHAKITEFTVAPMVQQEKGQSYHEWFVEFETLPFDMREFAQQVDINLRQKNVYYDDLIAGNILQQLKITQVRKNGFIDYMKSIGKLGGQNKLPRLSNDRKIAEALQPFLA from the coding sequence ATGAACCTGAAGTCGATGTTGGCGCGTCCATTTGCCACGTTTGTATATAATAAGATTAAAAAGGGCATGGAAACCGCGGTAGCAGACCAAGAGGCCATTTTTAAGCATTTGATAAAGAGTGCGGCTGGAACCGAATTCGGAAAAGATCATGGTTTTTCGGATATCCACACCTTTGATCAGTATAAGCAGCAGGTGCCTATCAGAGATTATGAAGACCTGAAACCTTATATTAACAAGGTGAAAGAGGGCAAGGATAATGTGCTTTGGAAAGGCAAGCCTATTTATTTTGCCAAAACCAGCGGCACCACCAGTGGTGTGAAATACATTCCTATTTCTAAAGATTCTATTGATAATCATATTGATTCGGCCCGTAATGCTTTACTGTGTTACATTGCTGAAACGGGTAACAGCGCTTTCACCGCAGGCAAAATGATCTTCTTAAGCGGGTCGCCTGTATTGGAACGTACCGGGGGAATTCCTACCGGCCGTTTAAGCGGCATTGTTAACCACCACATTCCCAAATATTTGCGTACCAACCAGTTGCCCAGCTACGAAGCCAATTGCATTGAAGATTGGGAAACCAAACTGGACAGGATTGTGCAGGAAACCATTAAGCAGGATATGACGCTTATCAGCGGTATTCCACCATGGATGCAGATGTATTTTGATCGTTTGAATCAGCTGAGCGGCAAGAAAATAAAAGACCTGTTTCCTCACTTCCAGGTGATGGTGTATGGTGGGGTAAACTTTGAGCCTTACCGTGGCCGTTTGTTTGATAGCATTGGTGGTAAAGTGGATGCTATTGAAACTTTTCCGGCCAGTGAAGGGTTTATTGCCTTCCAGGATTCGCAGCATGTGGAGGGATTATTATTAAATACGAATTCGGGTATATTTTTTGAGTTTGTACCGGCCAATGAAATCTTTAACGAAAACCCTACGCGTTTAACGCTGGGCGATGTAAAGGTGGGTGTTAACTACGCTATTATTATCAGTAATAATGCGGGGTTATGGGCTTATAATATAGGTGATACCATTAAGTTTGTAAGCACCGATCCTTACCGGGTAGTGGTTACGGGCCGTATCAAGCATTTTATTTCGGCCTTTGGCGAACACGTAATTGCAGAAGAAGTGGAGCAGGCATTGATGTCGGCCGCTAACGAACAGCATGCGAAGATTACGGAGTTTACTGTGGCGCCGATGGTGCAGCAGGAGAAGGGGCAAAGCTACCACGAGTGGTTTGTGGAGTTTGAAACGCTGCCTTTTGATATGCGTGAATTTGCTCAGCAGGTAGATATTAATCTGCGTCAAAAGAACGTTTATTATGATGATTTGATTGCGGGAAACATTTTGCAGCAATTGAAGATTACACAAGTACGCAAAAACGGCTTTATTGATTATATGAAATCTATTGGTAAATTGGGCGGCCAAAACAAGCTACCCCGTTTAAGCAATGATAGAAAAATTGCAGAAGCATTACAGCCGTTTCTGGCATAG
- a CDS encoding helix-turn-helix domain-containing protein, with protein MKHFRKISDLHEALGVKPPEHPLFSVAYGERDTCTSISELDFISDFYIIGFKKLKSGQMLYGKTKYDHDLGSMSFIKPQQKVSFRNMELEEKGFMIIIHEDYLPGTSLYKEIKKYGFFDYEVNEALHLSPAEENIIWNLYFSIEKEYNNNTDEHSKSIIISHIDSLLKYAQRFYKRQFIHRTAITGATVTRFNALLTANFEERKLNNTGLPTVASLAEKMHLSSRYLTDLLKEETGKTALELIHLFLIGEAKNMLTGSDMNISEISSSLGFENPTYFSRLFKKEVGSSPNKFRDRLMN; from the coding sequence TTTTCAGCGTTGCTTATGGTGAAAGGGATACTTGCACAAGCATCAGCGAACTTGATTTTATTTCAGATTTTTATATCATTGGATTCAAAAAGCTGAAATCGGGGCAAATGCTGTACGGCAAAACCAAGTATGACCATGACCTCGGCTCGATGTCATTTATCAAACCACAGCAGAAGGTGTCTTTCCGAAATATGGAATTGGAGGAAAAGGGGTTTATGATCATCATTCATGAAGACTATTTACCTGGAACTTCCCTCTATAAAGAAATTAAGAAATACGGCTTTTTTGACTATGAGGTGAATGAGGCGCTACATCTTTCACCGGCGGAAGAAAATATTATCTGGAACCTGTATTTCAGCATAGAAAAGGAATATAACAACAATACGGATGAACATAGCAAATCGATCATCATCAGTCATATTGATTCTTTGCTCAAATATGCACAGCGGTTTTATAAAAGACAGTTTATTCACCGGACAGCGATAACCGGAGCGACGGTAACCAGGTTCAATGCACTACTAACTGCCAATTTTGAAGAAAGAAAATTGAACAATACCGGGTTGCCTACCGTAGCCTCGCTGGCAGAAAAAATGCATTTATCCAGCCGTTATTTAACTGATCTCCTTAAAGAGGAAACTGGAAAAACAGCGTTAGAACTTATTCACCTTTTTTTGATCGGTGAGGCAAAAAATATGCTGACAGGGAGCGATATGAACATATCGGAAATTTCGTCATCGCTTGGCTTTGAGAATCCCACTTATTTTTCACGTCTGTTTAAAAAAGAGGTGGGAAGCTCTCCCAATAAATTCAGGGACCGTTTAATGAATTAG
- the rplU gene encoding 50S ribosomal protein L21 produces MLAVVKIAGQQFKVQAGQSLYVPHLQGKTGDKVEFNEILFVDNNGKISAGADVKATVKAEIVNDLVKGDTVIAFKMKRRKGFRKKHGHRTHYTQIKIESIA; encoded by the coding sequence ATGTTAGCAGTTGTAAAAATAGCAGGTCAGCAATTCAAGGTACAGGCAGGTCAAAGCTTGTACGTTCCTCACCTGCAAGGAAAAACAGGTGATAAAGTTGAATTCAACGAAATCTTATTTGTTGACAACAACGGGAAAATTTCTGCTGGTGCCGATGTTAAGGCAACTGTGAAAGCAGAAATAGTAAACGACCTGGTTAAAGGTGATACTGTGATTGCTTTTAAAATGAAAAGAAGAAAAGGTTTCCGTAAAAAGCACGGTCACAGAACTCACTACACCCAAATTAAAATTGAAAGCATCGCTTAG
- a CDS encoding DNA polymerase/3'-5' exonuclease PolX codes for MTNAQIADNFTFLAKIMEIHGENSFKTKSYSSAAFTIDKLPAELSTLPEDKIFAIKGIGEAIGKKIQVQLQTGQLPQLNEYIAQTPPGIIEMMQIKGIGPKKIATIWKDLEIETLGELLYACNENRLLLYKGFGAKTQQNIKESIEFYIGNQGSYLYAQVQAFAKQFTQQLQEAFPGQQIAITGDYRRQIEVISKLEWVTTIDAATLDAHLQGLQLNRTSNDGNNGFPGISFTEYKGPENIALQFYTATPENFYNTLFTTSSSEAFFQAFQQQHGPVNNAASEEAIFEAAGLTFIPPCLREKATILTAAASNTLPALITKEDITAIIHSHSNWSDGSNSIEEMANAAMGLGLQYLVLSDHSKSAFYANGLNEDRLIAQHKEIDALNKKLAPFTIFKSIESDILNDGNLDYSNEVLSTFDVIIASVHSNLKMPEDKAMARLLKAIENPYTNILGHMTGRLLLSRNGYPLDHKKIIEACAANNVVIELNAHPRRLDIDWRWIDYALEKNVLISINPDAHAVDGYHDVAYGVLAAQKAGVTKQQNLSSFSLEAFQQFLATQHGKRK; via the coding sequence ATGACGAATGCGCAAATAGCAGACAACTTCACCTTCCTGGCCAAAATAATGGAAATACACGGCGAAAACAGCTTTAAAACAAAGTCGTATTCTTCTGCCGCCTTTACCATAGATAAGCTGCCCGCCGAGCTAAGCACACTGCCGGAAGATAAAATATTTGCTATTAAAGGCATTGGTGAAGCCATCGGAAAAAAAATACAGGTACAGCTGCAAACAGGCCAGCTACCCCAACTCAACGAATACATTGCCCAAACCCCTCCCGGCATTATTGAAATGATGCAGATAAAAGGGATTGGCCCAAAAAAGATTGCCACCATCTGGAAAGATCTGGAAATTGAAACCCTGGGCGAGCTGCTATATGCCTGCAACGAAAACAGGTTACTTCTCTATAAAGGCTTTGGCGCTAAAACCCAGCAGAACATAAAAGAAAGCATTGAGTTTTACATAGGCAACCAGGGCAGCTATTTATACGCCCAGGTACAAGCTTTTGCAAAGCAATTCACCCAACAATTACAAGAAGCCTTCCCAGGCCAGCAAATAGCCATTACCGGCGATTATAGAAGGCAAATAGAAGTGATTAGCAAATTGGAATGGGTAACCACTATAGATGCCGCCACACTGGATGCCCATTTGCAGGGCTTGCAATTAAACCGCACCAGCAACGATGGCAACAACGGCTTTCCGGGTATCAGTTTTACTGAATACAAAGGCCCTGAAAACATTGCCTTACAATTTTACACAGCCACGCCTGAAAACTTCTACAACACCTTATTTACCACCAGCAGTAGCGAAGCATTTTTCCAAGCCTTCCAGCAACAACACGGCCCCGTAAACAACGCCGCCAGTGAAGAAGCTATTTTTGAAGCAGCCGGTTTGACCTTCATCCCCCCCTGCCTGCGCGAAAAAGCCACTATACTTACCGCCGCAGCCAGCAACACGCTTCCTGCACTCATAACCAAAGAAGATATTACCGCCATTATACACAGCCACAGCAACTGGAGCGATGGCAGCAATAGCATTGAAGAAATGGCCAACGCTGCTATGGGCTTAGGTTTGCAATACCTGGTATTAAGTGATCACTCCAAATCAGCCTTCTATGCCAACGGCCTGAACGAAGATCGCCTGATAGCCCAGCACAAAGAAATAGATGCTTTAAATAAAAAACTAGCCCCCTTTACCATTTTCAAAAGCATAGAGTCAGACATACTAAACGATGGCAACCTGGACTATAGTAACGAGGTATTAAGCACCTTTGACGTTATCATAGCCAGCGTACACTCTAACCTCAAAATGCCGGAAGATAAGGCCATGGCTCGCTTATTAAAAGCCATCGAAAACCCATATACCAACATATTAGGCCACATGACCGGCCGCCTGTTACTAAGCCGCAACGGCTACCCGCTCGATCATAAAAAAATTATCGAAGCCTGTGCCGCCAACAATGTAGTGATAGAACTCAACGCCCACCCACGCCGCCTGGATATTGACTGGCGCTGGATCGATTATGCGCTCGAAAAAAATGTACTAATCTCCATTAACCCAGATGCCCACGCCGTAGATGGCTACCATGACGTAGCGTATGGCGTATTAGCAGCACAAAAAGCCGGCGTTACAAAACAGCAGAACCTGAGTAGCTTTTCATTAGAAGCCTTTCAACAATTCCTGGCTACCCAACACGGCAAAAGAAAATAG
- a CDS encoding DUF5675 family protein, with amino-acid sequence MELIITRTYYPTGTNGKLYVGDDLLCYTIELPWRDNEPGLSCIPEGCYEVTLRDSKRFGRHLYLPHVPGRSFILIHPANSALKELRGCIAPVNQLTGYGTGFPSRPAFGRLVGIVEEAIGKGELVTLEIKRVN; translated from the coding sequence ATGGAACTTATTATAACAAGAACGTACTACCCTACAGGCACTAATGGTAAGCTGTATGTTGGTGATGATTTGCTATGCTATACCATAGAGTTGCCCTGGCGTGATAATGAACCTGGTTTGTCGTGCATACCCGAAGGCTGTTATGAAGTAACGCTACGGGATAGCAAACGATTTGGCCGTCATCTTTATTTGCCGCATGTGCCTGGCAGAAGTTTTATTCTTATTCATCCGGCGAACAGTGCTTTAAAAGAGTTACGTGGTTGTATCGCTCCTGTTAACCAGTTAACGGGATATGGTACCGGATTTCCTTCCCGTCCTGCTTTTGGCAGGTTGGTGGGGATAGTAGAAGAAGCTATAGGAAAGGGAGAGCTGGTAACGCTGGAAATAAAGAGGGTTAACTAA
- the rpmA gene encoding 50S ribosomal protein L27 has protein sequence MAHKKGEGSVKNGRDSQSKRLGVKIYGGQPAISGNIIVRQRGTSYHPGVNVGVGRDFTLFALTDGVVEFRKGRNDKTTISVIASEATA, from the coding sequence ATGGCTCACAAGAAAGGTGAAGGTAGCGTAAAAAACGGTCGTGACTCACAAAGCAAACGCCTGGGAGTTAAGATATACGGTGGTCAACCTGCCATTTCAGGAAACATTATAGTTCGTCAACGTGGTACTTCTTACCATCCTGGCGTTAACGTAGGCGTAGGTAGAGATTTTACCTTGTTTGCATTAACCGATGGTGTTGTTGAATTCAGAAAAGGTAGAAACGATAAAACTACTATTTCTGTAATTGCTTCTGAAGCAACTGCATAA